The following are encoded in a window of Xylanibacillus composti genomic DNA:
- a CDS encoding SDR family oxidoreductase, with protein MSSLDGKRALVCAASQGLGKAVALKLAAGGAKVAMCSRTLERVEAAALDIEERTGVRPIAFAADLSKPDDVERLVKQTITQLGGIDVLVTNAGGPPAGRFEEFDDEAWQRAHEQNFLSVVRLIRQVLPGMKAQQSGSIVNIISMSVKQPIPGLILSNAYRSAVVGMAKTLSEEMGPYGIRINNAAPGRIYTERIQHLDKAKAENAGVAMEEVAKAAESAIPLGRSGKPEEFASAVAFLCSDEASYLTGVTLQVDGGMVKSLL; from the coding sequence ATGTCTTCATTAGATGGTAAACGTGCGCTGGTCTGCGCGGCCAGCCAAGGACTGGGCAAGGCCGTGGCCTTGAAGCTTGCGGCTGGCGGGGCCAAAGTAGCCATGTGCAGCAGAACGCTGGAACGGGTTGAGGCGGCTGCCTTGGATATTGAGGAGAGAACCGGAGTGCGTCCGATTGCGTTCGCGGCCGATCTGTCCAAGCCGGATGATGTAGAACGGTTGGTCAAGCAGACGATCACGCAGTTAGGCGGAATCGATGTGCTGGTTACGAACGCGGGCGGGCCGCCGGCGGGCCGATTTGAAGAGTTCGACGACGAAGCCTGGCAGCGGGCGCATGAACAGAACTTCCTTAGCGTTGTGCGCCTGATCCGGCAGGTGCTTCCGGGCATGAAGGCGCAGCAGTCCGGCTCAATCGTCAATATCATTTCGATGTCGGTCAAGCAGCCCATCCCCGGCTTGATTCTGTCGAATGCGTATCGTTCTGCAGTCGTGGGCATGGCCAAGACGCTGTCAGAGGAAATGGGCCCGTACGGCATTCGAATCAACAATGCAGCGCCGGGCCGCATTTACACGGAGCGTATCCAGCATTTGGACAAGGCTAAGGCAGAGAATGCGGGCGTAGCTATGGAGGAAGTGGCCAAGGCCGCAGAAAGTGCTATTCCGTTGGGCCGATCGGGCAAGCCAGAGGAGTTCGCCAGTGCTGTCGCGTTTTTATGCTCGGATGAGGCTTCCTATTTGACTGGCGTCACCCTGCAGGTGGATGGCGGCATGGTGAAGTCGCTGCTCTGA
- a CDS encoding ankyrin repeat domain-containing protein, with protein sequence MLEQLMIAAKEGDTETMRILLQEHPELLHETMENGESPLTAAMYYGRRNSVELLLQLGVTVTVHEAAMLGDADTVAYLLDQEPSLLDTFSFDGWTPLHLACFFGGHEAAELLIQRGAQLNIASQNEMANCPIHAAAAGKRTLIVKLLLEHGADPNVQQHGGWTPLHQAANNFDVGMVELLLAYQADPTIAEKGGMTPRQLAEEKGYEEIIAALDKGIGQNGSTL encoded by the coding sequence ATGTTGGAACAATTGATGATCGCTGCCAAGGAAGGCGACACGGAAACGATGCGAATACTGCTGCAGGAGCATCCGGAATTGCTCCATGAAACAATGGAGAACGGGGAGAGCCCGCTTACTGCTGCCATGTACTATGGCCGTCGAAACAGTGTGGAGTTGCTGCTGCAATTGGGCGTGACTGTCACAGTTCACGAAGCAGCCATGCTGGGCGATGCTGACACAGTTGCCTATTTGCTTGACCAGGAACCGAGTCTTCTGGATACGTTCAGCTTCGATGGCTGGACGCCGCTCCACCTGGCCTGTTTCTTCGGCGGACATGAAGCGGCGGAACTGCTGATACAGCGCGGCGCGCAGCTGAACATAGCGTCGCAGAACGAGATGGCGAATTGCCCCATTCATGCGGCCGCTGCGGGCAAGCGAACATTAATCGTCAAGCTTCTGCTGGAGCATGGCGCAGACCCGAATGTGCAGCAGCATGGAGGCTGGACGCCGCTCCATCAGGCTGCAAACAATTTCGATGTCGGCATGGTGGAGCTGCTGCTGGCCTACCAGGCAGATCCGACAATTGCGGAAAAGGGCGGGATGACGCCAAGACAGCTTGCAGAGGAAAAGGGCTATGAGGAGATCATTGCGGCATTGGACAAGGGCATCGGGCAGAACGGCAGCACGCTATAA
- a CDS encoding TetR/AcrR family transcriptional regulator: MSPRMGLTLPTIIQAAAEMADQEGFDAVTLASLASKLNIRTPSLYNHIDGLSGLHRELTLLGIDQLYRVMAEAAHKHHGADAIRAMSHAYVNYVRSRPGLYEATFRMPDFADADVQQTGNRTLELVVEKFQECGLEGEDAVHAVRGLRSLLHGFASLESKGGFGMPLDADESLRRLIDTFLLGIQHAVPK; this comes from the coding sequence ATGTCACCCAGAATGGGGCTTACCCTGCCGACAATTATACAGGCTGCTGCAGAGATGGCGGATCAGGAAGGATTCGATGCGGTGACCTTGGCCAGTCTCGCCAGCAAGCTGAACATCCGCACGCCATCCCTGTACAATCATATCGACGGCTTGAGCGGGCTGCACCGAGAATTGACCCTGCTCGGCATTGACCAGTTATATCGCGTCATGGCCGAAGCTGCGCACAAGCATCATGGCGCAGACGCCATACGCGCCATGAGCCACGCCTATGTCAACTATGTAAGGAGCCGCCCCGGACTTTATGAGGCTACCTTCCGCATGCCCGATTTTGCAGATGCCGATGTGCAGCAGACCGGCAACCGGACATTAGAGCTCGTTGTCGAGAAGTTTCAAGAATGCGGACTGGAGGGTGAGGATGCGGTTCATGCGGTGCGCGGACTCCGCAGCTTGCTTCATGGCTTTGCGTCTCTAGAGAGCAAGGGAGGATTCGGTATGCCGCTTGATGCGGATGAGAGCTTGCGGCGTCTGATCGATACGTTTTTGCTAGGCATTCAGCATGCTGTCCCTAAGTGA
- a CDS encoding MBL fold metallo-hydrolase: MRVASIHSLYQISFMPRLLPVNCYLVEEEDGLTLIDAALPYSASGILQAARQVGKPIRRIVLTHAHADHVGALDALKRRLPEASVAISERDARLLAGDLSLDPDEAPLPIRGGIPKKITTVPDHLLKEGDRIGSLTAISVPGHTPGSMAFLDERTGAVVAGDALQTRGGIAVAGLLKPSFPFPAMATWNKQAAIRSAAKLLALSPALLAVGHGPMLEQPERAMEQAIDEAKRAIGGR; this comes from the coding sequence GTGCGTGTGGCAAGCATTCATTCGCTTTATCAGATCAGCTTTATGCCCAGGCTGCTCCCCGTCAATTGCTATCTCGTGGAGGAAGAGGACGGACTTACGTTGATTGACGCCGCTCTGCCCTACAGCGCCTCAGGAATATTGCAGGCGGCCCGGCAAGTCGGCAAGCCTATCCGCCGCATTGTGCTGACGCATGCCCATGCCGATCATGTTGGCGCTCTGGATGCATTGAAGCGCCGTCTTCCCGAGGCGAGCGTCGCCATTTCGGAACGAGATGCCCGGCTGCTGGCCGGAGATCTGAGCCTTGACCCCGATGAAGCGCCGCTCCCGATTCGCGGCGGCATTCCGAAGAAGATCACAACCGTGCCCGATCATCTCTTGAAGGAAGGTGATCGCATCGGTTCCTTGACCGCGATTTCCGTGCCCGGCCACACCCCCGGCTCTATGGCCTTCCTGGATGAGCGAACTGGCGCCGTCGTCGCCGGAGACGCACTCCAGACAAGAGGCGGCATAGCCGTAGCGGGGTTGCTTAAGCCAAGCTTCCCGTTCCCGGCCATGGCTACCTGGAACAAGCAAGCCGCAATACGTAGCGCAGCGAAGCTCTTGGCCCTTTCCCCCGCTTTACTGGCAGTCGGGCACGGACCGATGCTGGAACAGCCGGAGCGTGCCATGGAGCAGGCCATAGACGAGGCCAAGCGCGCGATAGGAGGAAGATAA
- a CDS encoding chromate transporter → MFRNNNGKLLLQIWITFLRIGSVTFGGGYTIITLLEREAAEKRKWLKASEIADIVAVAGSIPGGIAINSATFAGYRLAGTLGAIGACSYPVRCEFFSMFYL, encoded by the coding sequence ATGTTCAGAAACAACAATGGGAAGCTCTTGCTGCAAATATGGATCACCTTCTTGCGGATTGGGTCCGTTACATTCGGCGGCGGGTATACGATCATAACGCTGCTGGAACGGGAGGCGGCAGAGAAGCGGAAATGGTTGAAAGCGAGCGAGATTGCGGACATCGTTGCGGTGGCAGGCTCCATTCCCGGTGGAATTGCCATCAATTCGGCGACCTTCGCAGGATACAGGCTCGCAGGAACTTTAGGCGCGATAGGCGCTTGCTCGTACCCGGTCAGGTGCGAGTTTTTTTCAATGTTCTATTTATAA
- a CDS encoding LacI family DNA-binding transcriptional regulator, which yields MRNVTIKEVAQAAGVSTATISRVLNKSGYVSEDVRHRVLETVRQLNYRPNAVARNLKRERTHCVGLILPDMRNPYFMRLAREVQALLSVRNYHILYTDSGADAARERSAINFMLENRIEALVIAGMGKNADKLREVQDRGVPLILIDRRVNNVESDIIIEDNRGAAERAVKLLVDKGHRKIGILCGPAGISTADERREGVQAALERAGLSPADMFWYSGDFSRSSGREAARQMHRLLEPPTAVFSANNEMTFGLYLGLKEMGQPLDFWEVASYGELEFAPLFANRLAYVRQNPEALGRTAAELVLERIGGADRGIGLLEQIVLTPDIVCM from the coding sequence GTGCGTAATGTGACGATTAAAGAAGTTGCCCAGGCGGCGGGAGTATCCACGGCCACCATTTCCCGGGTTTTGAATAAAAGCGGATATGTCAGCGAGGATGTGCGGCATCGGGTGCTGGAGACGGTGCGTCAGTTGAATTATCGGCCCAATGCCGTGGCCCGGAATTTGAAGCGGGAGCGGACGCATTGTGTGGGCTTGATTTTGCCCGATATGCGCAATCCGTATTTCATGAGACTTGCCCGAGAAGTGCAAGCGCTATTGTCTGTGCGCAATTATCATATTTTGTATACGGACAGCGGCGCTGATGCTGCCCGGGAACGGAGTGCCATCAATTTTATGCTGGAAAACCGGATCGAAGCGCTAGTGATAGCAGGAATGGGCAAAAATGCGGACAAGCTGCGGGAGGTTCAAGACCGCGGGGTGCCGCTGATTCTAATTGACCGCCGAGTGAACAACGTGGAGTCCGATATTATCATAGAGGACAATCGGGGTGCTGCGGAACGTGCGGTGAAGCTGTTGGTAGACAAGGGCCACCGCAAGATTGGCATTCTGTGCGGCCCGGCAGGAATCAGCACAGCGGACGAGCGGCGCGAAGGCGTGCAGGCCGCATTGGAGCGCGCGGGCTTGTCACCCGCCGATATGTTCTGGTATTCCGGGGATTTCTCGCGCTCGTCCGGACGCGAGGCTGCCCGCCAGATGCATCGTTTGCTGGAGCCTCCTACCGCTGTGTTCTCTGCGAATAATGAAATGACTTTCGGCCTGTATTTGGGCTTGAAGGAGATGGGACAGCCGCTCGATTTCTGGGAGGTTGCCTCCTATGGCGAGTTGGAATTTGCCCCGCTGTTTGCGAACCGTCTTGCTTACGTGAGACAAAATCCCGAGGCGCTTGGCCGTACGGCGGCGGAGCTGGTGCTGGAGCGGATAGGCGGCGCAGACCGCGGCATCGGGCTGCTTGAACAAATCGTGCTGACTCCGGACATCGTGTGCATGTAG
- a CDS encoding aldose 1-epimerase has translation MNKPTAYQGEYQGEPAIWLTSGRYEAAVLPNIGANMIAFRDKEQGYAFLHEPTPEEFESFKERPILHGIPILYPPNRYEDGKMVWEGQEYTLPINEEDTNNHIHGFIHYIPWQVESFAADERTSHVTLALRVDEKHEVYRYLPHSFTLRLRYTLSEHGLHQQVTVRNEGATRMPWLLAFHTAINAPFAPGSQATDYRMKVTIGDRYEMSKRMLPTGSMQPLSEEEQAMKQDGVYPFYAPMDNHYTAATQDGRNRMELTDTRTGATLVYDAGSAYKHWMIYNNGGKEGFFCPEPQINLVNAPNVKGMPAEQIGLIGLEPGEIWEETSRLYVK, from the coding sequence GTGAACAAACCTACTGCTTACCAAGGCGAATATCAAGGAGAACCGGCCATCTGGCTAACAAGCGGACGTTATGAAGCGGCTGTCCTGCCGAATATCGGCGCGAACATGATCGCGTTCCGCGATAAGGAGCAGGGCTATGCGTTCCTGCATGAACCGACACCGGAAGAGTTCGAATCCTTCAAGGAACGCCCGATTCTGCACGGCATACCGATTCTGTATCCGCCGAACCGGTATGAGGATGGGAAGATGGTGTGGGAAGGCCAAGAGTATACGCTGCCAATTAATGAGGAGGACACTAACAACCATATTCATGGATTTATCCATTACATACCTTGGCAGGTGGAGAGCTTTGCTGCCGATGAACGCACCAGTCACGTCACCCTGGCGCTGCGTGTCGATGAGAAGCATGAGGTTTACCGCTATTTGCCGCACAGCTTTACGCTTCGCTTGCGCTATACATTAAGCGAGCATGGCTTGCATCAGCAGGTCACCGTGCGCAACGAGGGCGCAACGCGCATGCCTTGGCTGCTGGCGTTCCATACCGCCATTAACGCTCCGTTTGCGCCAGGCAGTCAAGCGACCGATTATCGGATGAAGGTGACGATTGGCGACCGGTATGAGATGAGCAAGCGCATGCTGCCAACGGGCAGCATGCAACCGTTGAGCGAAGAGGAGCAAGCGATGAAGCAGGACGGGGTCTATCCATTCTACGCGCCGATGGACAATCATTATACGGCGGCGACCCAGGATGGCCGCAACCGGATGGAATTGACGGATACGCGTACGGGTGCGACGTTGGTTTATGATGCGGGCAGCGCCTACAAGCATTGGATGATTTACAACAATGGCGGCAAGGAAGGCTTCTTCTGCCCCGAGCCGCAGATCAATCTGGTCAATGCGCCGAACGTCAAGGGCATGCCGGCCGAGCAGATCGGCCTGATCGGCTTGGAACCAGGCGAGATCTGGGAAGAAACGAGCCGCCTGTACGTGAAATAA
- a CDS encoding dipeptidase, giving the protein MNAAVESYVRAEWERYVEELAALLRIPSVSVGTEHRDSIQKAADWLADRLRKAGMEHVEVIETEGNPIVYADWLHAPGKPTVLVYGHYDVQPAEAADGWDTDPFEPVVRDGNIYARGATDDKGQLIIHVNAVEALLQAEGALPVNVKFCIEGEEEISSPSLPGFLEQHADRLHADVIVISDGPMIAHGTPSICTSLRGLAGMEVRVKGPAQDLHSGLYGGGVQNPIHALTHLLASLHAKDGKVAVEGFYNGVQDLTAEEREQLRCLPSDEEQIQRELKVPALYGEEGYTFLERTTARPTLEVVSVTGGFQGSGLKPAIPTGATTKIACRLVGQQDPDAVMDAIERHLQQHCPPGVTVELIRQHGGRPYQVSADHPYLRAAAEAYGAAFGKEPVYTRSGGSIPIVEVFNRVLGVPVVMMEFGLPDENLHGPNEHFHLENLEKGMLTACRYLHRLAEEK; this is encoded by the coding sequence ATGAACGCGGCGGTGGAAAGTTATGTTCGGGCGGAATGGGAGCGGTATGTGGAGGAACTTGCGGCATTGCTGCGCATACCGAGTGTGAGCGTGGGGACCGAGCATCGGGACAGTATTCAAAAGGCGGCCGATTGGTTGGCTGACAGGCTCAGGAAAGCCGGCATGGAGCACGTAGAGGTGATCGAGACGGAAGGGAATCCAATCGTGTATGCGGACTGGCTGCACGCGCCGGGCAAACCGACCGTGCTAGTCTATGGGCACTATGATGTGCAACCGGCGGAAGCAGCAGACGGCTGGGATACGGACCCGTTCGAGCCGGTCGTCCGCGACGGAAACATATATGCGCGCGGCGCTACGGACGACAAAGGGCAGCTGATCATTCATGTGAACGCCGTGGAGGCGCTGCTGCAGGCCGAAGGGGCGCTGCCGGTGAATGTGAAGTTCTGCATCGAGGGGGAGGAAGAGATTTCGAGTCCCAGCCTGCCCGGCTTTTTGGAGCAGCATGCCGATCGTCTGCATGCCGATGTGATTGTCATCTCTGACGGGCCGATGATCGCGCATGGCACGCCATCCATCTGCACCTCGCTGCGGGGGCTTGCCGGCATGGAGGTGCGGGTGAAGGGTCCGGCGCAGGATTTGCACTCGGGCCTGTACGGCGGCGGTGTGCAAAATCCGATCCACGCATTGACTCATCTTCTCGCCAGTCTCCATGCGAAGGATGGCAAGGTGGCGGTGGAAGGCTTCTACAACGGGGTGCAGGATTTGACGGCGGAAGAACGGGAGCAGCTACGCTGTCTGCCTTCAGACGAGGAACAGATACAGCGGGAGCTGAAGGTGCCGGCGTTGTATGGCGAGGAGGGGTATACGTTCCTGGAGCGAACGACCGCCCGTCCGACCTTGGAAGTGGTCAGCGTGACAGGAGGTTTTCAGGGAAGCGGCCTGAAGCCTGCCATTCCGACGGGCGCAACTACCAAGATTGCCTGCAGATTGGTTGGGCAGCAAGATCCTGATGCCGTGATGGACGCGATAGAACGACACTTGCAGCAGCACTGTCCGCCCGGTGTCACTGTCGAGCTGATCCGCCAGCACGGCGGACGGCCGTATCAAGTATCGGCGGACCATCCGTATTTGCGCGCAGCGGCGGAAGCCTATGGAGCAGCCTTTGGAAAGGAGCCGGTCTATACGCGTAGCGGGGGCTCCATTCCTATAGTTGAAGTGTTTAACCGGGTGTTGGGCGTGCCGGTAGTGATGATGGAATTCGGGCTGCCGGACGAAAACCTGCACGGTCCGAATGAGCATTTTCATCTGGAAAATTTGGAGAAGGGGATGCTGACTGCGTGCCGCTATTTACACCGCCTGGCCGAAGAGAAGTAG
- the ilvD gene encoding dihydroxy-acid dehydratase has product MSNKKMRSDMIKKGFDRAPHRSLLRAAGVKEEDFGKPFIAVCNSYIDIVPGHVHLQEFGQIVKEAIREAGGVPFEFNTIGVDDGIAMGHIGMRYSLPSREIIADSLETVVSAHWFDGMVCIPNCDKITPGMMMGALRVNIPTVFVSGGPMKAGRTKDGKAISLSSVFEGVGAFQSGKIDEQSLTELEQYGCPTCGSCSGMFTANSMNCLAEGLGLALPGNGTILAVSPERREFVKKSAAQLMELIEKDIKPRDIVTIEAIDNAFALDMAMGGSTNTVLHTLALAHEAGIDYPIERINEVAERVPHLAKIAPASDYHIEDVHNAGGVSAVLNELFKKPGAVYGDNITVTGKTLRENVEGCEIKDTDVIRTLDNPHSAKGGLAVLFGNLAPNGAIIKVGAVDPSVGGRHRGPAICFDSQEDALHGIANGKVKEGHVVVIRYEGPKGGPGMPEMLAPTSQIVGMGLGAKVGLITDGRFSGASRGISIGHISPEAAEGGPIAFVHDGDIIDLNLDERTITLEISDEEMAKRRESEWKGFEPKVKTGYLARYSKLVTSASTGGVMKID; this is encoded by the coding sequence ATGTCCAACAAGAAGATGCGGTCAGATATGATCAAGAAGGGCTTTGACCGCGCGCCTCACCGCAGCTTGCTGCGCGCTGCCGGCGTGAAGGAAGAAGATTTCGGTAAGCCGTTTATCGCGGTGTGCAACTCTTATATCGATATCGTGCCCGGTCACGTGCATCTGCAAGAATTCGGCCAGATCGTCAAGGAAGCCATCCGCGAGGCCGGCGGGGTTCCGTTTGAATTCAACACAATCGGCGTTGACGATGGCATTGCCATGGGCCATATCGGCATGCGCTACTCGCTGCCAAGCCGCGAAATTATTGCCGACTCGCTGGAAACAGTCGTGTCCGCGCACTGGTTCGACGGCATGGTCTGCATCCCGAACTGTGACAAGATCACGCCGGGCATGATGATGGGCGCTCTGCGCGTAAACATTCCTACCGTCTTCGTGAGCGGCGGACCGATGAAGGCCGGACGCACGAAGGACGGCAAAGCAATCTCCCTGTCCTCCGTATTCGAAGGCGTGGGCGCGTTCCAGTCTGGCAAAATCGACGAGCAAAGCTTGACCGAGCTGGAGCAATACGGATGTCCGACTTGCGGCTCATGCTCCGGCATGTTCACCGCCAATTCGATGAACTGTCTCGCAGAAGGCCTTGGTCTTGCGCTTCCGGGCAACGGTACGATTCTGGCAGTCAGCCCGGAACGCCGCGAATTCGTGAAGAAATCCGCTGCCCAGCTCATGGAGCTTATCGAGAAGGATATCAAGCCGCGCGATATCGTAACCATCGAAGCGATCGACAACGCCTTCGCGCTGGATATGGCGATGGGCGGTTCGACCAACACCGTGCTTCATACACTGGCGCTGGCGCACGAAGCCGGCATCGATTACCCGATCGAGCGCATTAACGAAGTCGCAGAGCGCGTGCCGCATCTCGCGAAGATTGCGCCGGCCTCCGACTATCATATCGAGGACGTGCACAATGCAGGCGGCGTGAGCGCAGTATTGAACGAGCTGTTCAAGAAGCCTGGCGCGGTTTACGGAGACAACATTACGGTAACTGGCAAAACTTTGCGCGAAAATGTGGAAGGCTGCGAGATCAAGGATACGGACGTCATCCGCACGCTGGACAACCCGCACAGCGCCAAGGGCGGACTGGCAGTATTGTTCGGCAATCTTGCGCCGAACGGTGCGATCATCAAGGTGGGCGCGGTCGATCCTTCGGTCGGCGGACGCCATCGCGGCCCGGCCATCTGCTTCGACTCGCAGGAGGATGCGCTTCACGGCATCGCCAATGGCAAGGTGAAGGAAGGCCATGTTGTCGTCATTCGCTACGAAGGACCGAAGGGCGGTCCCGGCATGCCGGAAATGCTCGCCCCGACTTCGCAAATTGTCGGCATGGGCCTCGGCGCGAAGGTTGGCCTGATTACGGACGGCCGTTTCTCCGGCGCGTCCCGCGGCATCAGCATCGGCCACATTTCGCCGGAAGCAGCGGAAGGCGGTCCGATTGCTTTCGTGCATGACGGCGACATCATCGATCTGAACCTGGATGAACGTACAATTACGCTGGAAATCAGCGACGAGGAAATGGCCAAGCGCCGCGAATCCGAATGGAAAGGCTTCGAGCCTAAGGTGAAGACCGGCTATCTCGCACGCTATTCCAAGCTCGTCACTTCCGCCAGCACCGGCGGCGTTATGAAAATCGATTAA
- a CDS encoding ROK family transcriptional regulator: MKVTGDLQLVKRMNKSIILDKIRNAGPISRAAISAETGLNKGTVSNLVSELIEEQLIMETGTGASSGGRKPVMLLFRAGAGFAIGIDLGVNYLRAALTDLEGRIVEELLHPLADTSLHLITQLICESVSELQRRLPASPYGIIGVGIGVPGMVDGSGSVISAPNLGWRDVELRAALQAAIPLPVWIDNEANAGALGEKRFGAGQAYAHFIYVSAGIGIGAGIILNDALFRGSGGLSGEMGHMTIETNGRQCRCGNAGCWEMYASENALLHAAQQSGLLAPDEAGDIGLDRMTKLAASGDPEAIRLFADIGTMLGIGIAGIMNSFNPQAVVVGNRLLLAKPWIAAPLKQAVEQRGLRSHLRQTDIVFAELGLRSAALGAASLAIEQFLQNDHAARGAGEEPSRT, from the coding sequence ATGAAAGTTACTGGAGACCTGCAGTTGGTCAAACGCATGAATAAATCGATTATTCTGGATAAAATCCGGAACGCCGGCCCTATTTCCCGGGCGGCCATTTCCGCGGAAACCGGCTTGAACAAAGGCACCGTATCCAATCTGGTCAGCGAGCTGATCGAGGAGCAGCTGATTATGGAAACCGGCACCGGCGCCTCAAGCGGCGGACGCAAGCCGGTTATGCTGCTGTTCCGAGCAGGAGCGGGATTCGCCATAGGCATCGATCTGGGCGTCAACTATTTGCGGGCGGCGCTGACGGATTTGGAGGGGCGGATTGTGGAGGAGCTCCTCCACCCGCTTGCGGATACGTCGCTGCACTTAATCACGCAGCTGATTTGTGAATCGGTGTCGGAGCTGCAGCGGCGGCTCCCTGCCAGCCCCTACGGGATTATTGGCGTCGGCATCGGCGTTCCGGGCATGGTCGATGGCAGCGGTTCCGTCATCTCCGCCCCCAATTTGGGCTGGCGGGACGTCGAATTGCGGGCGGCGCTGCAAGCTGCGATCCCGCTTCCCGTGTGGATCGACAACGAAGCCAATGCCGGCGCGCTTGGGGAGAAACGATTCGGCGCAGGACAAGCGTATGCGCATTTCATCTATGTGAGCGCCGGCATCGGCATCGGCGCCGGCATCATCTTGAACGACGCTTTGTTTCGAGGCAGCGGCGGCCTGTCTGGCGAAATGGGCCATATGACCATCGAAACGAACGGCCGGCAATGCCGCTGCGGCAACGCCGGCTGCTGGGAAATGTACGCCTCGGAGAATGCCCTGCTCCATGCGGCGCAGCAAAGCGGACTGCTTGCTCCCGATGAAGCCGGCGACATCGGCTTGGACCGGATGACAAAGCTGGCGGCAAGCGGCGACCCGGAGGCGATCCGGCTGTTCGCGGATATCGGGACGATGCTCGGCATCGGCATTGCCGGGATTATGAACAGCTTCAATCCGCAGGCCGTCGTCGTAGGCAACCGGCTGCTGCTGGCCAAGCCTTGGATAGCTGCCCCGCTGAAGCAGGCAGTGGAACAACGGGGACTGCGCTCCCATCTTCGCCAGACGGATATTGTGTTCGCTGAGCTCGGCTTGCGTTCTGCTGCGCTCGGAGCGGCCTCGCTGGCGATTGAGCAATTTTTGCAGAACGACCATGCGGCGAGAGGCGCCGGGGAGGAGCCGTCCAGAACCTGA
- the xylA gene encoding xylose isomerase yields the protein MSYFPSVGKITYEGKESKNPFAFKHYNPSEVVAGKTMEEHLRFAVSYWHTFTASGTDPFGSGTAVRSWDKFSGIDIAKARVEASFEFYEKLGAKYFCFHDRDIAPEGSTLRETNKILDEIVAMIKSHMASTGVKLLWNTQNMFTNPRFVHGAATANNADVYAYAAAQVKKGLETGKELGAENYVFWGGREGYEYLQITDMKLELDNLARLYHMAVDYAKEIGFDAQFLIEPKPKEPTKHQYDFDAATTIAFLRTYGLENHFKLNLEANHATLAGHTFEHELRVARIQGMLGSIDANQGDMLLGWDTDEFPTDLYSVTLAMYEILQNGGLGKGGVNFDAKVRRGSFEQEDLFLAHIAGMDSFARGLKAAAKLIEDRVFENAIEERYASFKSGIGADVVAGKADLKALEQYALDLGEIQNRSGRQEHLKAIMNEYIF from the coding sequence ATGAGCTATTTTCCGTCAGTTGGCAAGATCACATACGAGGGCAAAGAATCGAAGAACCCTTTTGCATTCAAGCACTATAACCCGAGCGAAGTTGTAGCCGGCAAAACGATGGAAGAGCATTTGCGCTTCGCCGTCTCGTACTGGCACACGTTCACGGCTTCAGGCACAGATCCATTTGGAAGCGGTACCGCGGTTCGTTCCTGGGATAAATTTTCCGGCATCGATATCGCCAAGGCACGCGTAGAAGCTTCGTTCGAGTTTTACGAAAAGCTTGGCGCCAAGTACTTCTGCTTCCACGACCGGGATATTGCGCCGGAGGGCAGCACGCTTCGCGAGACGAACAAAATTTTGGATGAGATTGTCGCCATGATCAAATCTCACATGGCCTCCACCGGAGTGAAGCTGCTGTGGAACACGCAGAACATGTTCACGAATCCGCGCTTCGTGCACGGCGCAGCAACTGCGAATAATGCTGATGTATACGCTTACGCGGCGGCGCAAGTGAAGAAAGGTCTGGAAACGGGCAAGGAGCTGGGCGCGGAAAACTATGTGTTCTGGGGCGGCCGCGAAGGCTACGAATATTTGCAAATTACGGACATGAAGCTGGAGCTGGACAATCTGGCGCGCCTTTATCATATGGCCGTTGACTATGCGAAGGAAATCGGCTTTGATGCGCAGTTCCTGATTGAGCCAAAACCGAAGGAGCCGACCAAGCACCAATATGATTTTGATGCGGCAACTACGATCGCATTCCTTCGTACTTATGGCCTGGAAAATCACTTCAAGCTGAATCTCGAAGCCAACCATGCGACCCTGGCCGGTCACACCTTCGAGCACGAGCTGCGGGTTGCCCGGATTCAAGGTATGCTTGGTTCGATCGATGCCAACCAGGGCGATATGCTGCTGGGCTGGGATACCGACGAATTCCCGACAGACCTGTATTCCGTTACATTGGCCATGTACGAAATCCTGCAAAACGGCGGTCTCGGCAAAGGCGGCGTCAACTTCGACGCGAAGGTTCGCCGCGGCTCTTTCGAGCAGGAAGACTTGTTCCTTGCTCACATCGCCGGCATGGACAGCTTTGCCCGCGGTCTGAAAGCGGCTGCCAAGCTGATCGAGGATCGCGTGTTTGAAAATGCGATTGAAGAGCGTTACGCATCGTTCAAGTCCGGCATTGGCGCAGACGTCGTTGCAGGCAAAGCGGATCTTAAGGCGCTGGAGCAGTATGCGCTGGATCTGGGTGAAATTCAAAATCGTTCCGGCCGCCAAGAGCATCTGAAGGCGATCATGAACGAATACATTTTCTAA